In a single window of the Insulibacter thermoxylanivorax genome:
- the hisG gene encoding ATP phosphoribosyltransferase produces MSDRLKVAMPKGRIYKQASKLFREAGLPIPEEFDDSRKLIIEIPEAGMEFIMAKPVDVPTYVEYGAADVGVVGKDVLMEERRDVYELLDLGIARCRMSVIGLPDRESGHTIKVATKYPNVASQFFRENGQQVEVIKLNGSIELAPLIGLADQIVDMVETGQTIRENGLIELQTIFHITSRLIANRVSFRMKSEAIEDLCRRLQSVIPQAP; encoded by the coding sequence ATGAGCGATCGGTTGAAAGTGGCGATGCCGAAGGGACGCATCTATAAGCAGGCTTCGAAGCTGTTCCGCGAGGCAGGATTGCCGATCCCGGAGGAATTTGATGATTCGCGCAAACTTATCATCGAGATTCCGGAGGCGGGTATGGAGTTCATCATGGCGAAGCCCGTGGACGTCCCGACCTATGTGGAGTACGGCGCGGCGGATGTCGGCGTGGTCGGCAAGGATGTCCTCATGGAGGAGAGACGCGATGTCTATGAACTCTTGGATCTCGGCATTGCCCGCTGCCGCATGTCGGTGATCGGACTGCCGGACCGCGAGTCTGGACATACGATCAAGGTGGCAACCAAGTACCCGAACGTCGCTTCCCAATTCTTCCGGGAGAACGGACAGCAGGTGGAAGTCATCAAATTGAACGGTTCCATCGAACTTGCGCCCTTGATCGGGCTCGCCGATCAAATCGTCGACATGGTCGAGACAGGGCAGACAATTCGTGAGAACGGACTGATCGAACTGCAGACGATCTTCCATATCACAAGCAGGCTGATCGCCAACCGCGTCAGCTTCCGCATGAAGAGCGAAGCAATCGAGGATTTGTGCAGGAGACTGCAGAGCGTCATCCCGCAGGCGCCTTAA